The DNA sequence CGCTACCAATGTCTATCGCGTTGCAGGATTAGCGGCAGCGATAATCGCGGGTTTGCTTGACGCGCTTAAAGGGGTAATTCCGGTTTTGACTGCTAAGATGTTGTTTCCCAACACCGAGTGGCTCCAAATCGCCTGCGGATTGGCTGCAGTAGTTGGACATATCTTCCCGATTTTCGCAGGATTCAAAGGCGGCAAGGGAGTGAATACTCTTCTGGGAATGTTCATTGTACTGCTACCAATCGAGATGCTGATATGTTTGGGAGTCTTTGGCATCGTATTCGCAATCACGAGAATCGTATCGTTGGGATCGATGAC is a window from the bacterium genome containing:
- the plsY gene encoding glycerol-3-phosphate 1-O-acyltransferase PlsY, whose amino-acid sequence is MTPTILLLVGSYLFGSIPFSVIIGYLFAGVDVRKHGSGNAGATNVYRVAGLAAAIIAGLLDALKGVIPVLTAKMLFPNTEWLQIACGLAAVVGHIFPIFAGFKGGKGVNTLLGMFIVLLPIEMLICLGVFGIVFAITRIVSLGSMTAGVTLSVIALIEKYIMAKNMSLLLLSACIGVTLLVLFTHRANIRRLVRGEEKKLSR